Proteins encoded within one genomic window of Rhizobium favelukesii:
- a CDS encoding carbohydrate ABC transporter permease, whose product MAQRQSFTQKWFSLQTRQETFAGFLLIAPVLCGFLFFIAAPMLSTFWLSFQYYDLLSPPKWAGLDNFLWMLDDDRLHTVLRNTLFFAVFAVLGNTVLAVVLAAILNQKMPKALQTVFRAAFFFPSLVGLVFVAVVWQFFYHKDLGIINYYLSKLGIGKIPWLSSASTVLYSVIILDIWKNVGFGMLIALAGLQGISPEYYEAAKIDNAGKIRQFLDITLPLLSPTILFLLVMNSIGAFRVFDSIVVLTKGGPGDASRSIVMYIQEVGFRDLEMGYASAVSLLLLALVGIVTIINFVASKYWTFYE is encoded by the coding sequence ATGGCGCAGCGCCAATCCTTCACGCAAAAATGGTTCTCCCTGCAAACGCGCCAGGAAACATTTGCTGGTTTCCTCCTGATAGCCCCAGTGCTTTGCGGCTTTCTGTTTTTCATCGCTGCGCCAATGCTGAGCACGTTCTGGCTCAGCTTCCAGTATTACGACTTATTGTCCCCGCCAAAGTGGGCGGGGCTCGACAACTTTCTCTGGATGCTTGATGACGATCGCCTCCATACCGTACTTCGAAACACATTGTTCTTCGCCGTCTTCGCGGTATTGGGGAATACGGTTCTGGCAGTGGTGCTTGCGGCGATCCTTAATCAAAAGATGCCCAAGGCACTCCAGACAGTTTTCCGCGCGGCCTTCTTCTTTCCCTCACTGGTTGGCTTGGTCTTCGTCGCCGTGGTCTGGCAGTTCTTTTATCACAAGGATCTCGGCATCATTAACTACTACCTGTCGAAACTTGGGATAGGGAAGATTCCCTGGCTTTCGAGCGCCAGTACAGTTCTCTACTCCGTCATCATTCTGGATATCTGGAAGAACGTCGGCTTCGGAATGCTTATTGCTCTTGCCGGACTGCAGGGCATTTCGCCTGAATACTACGAGGCAGCGAAAATCGACAACGCCGGCAAGATACGTCAGTTCCTCGATATTACCCTGCCGCTCCTTTCCCCAACGATCCTTTTCCTCCTGGTGATGAATTCGATTGGAGCTTTCCGGGTGTTCGACTCGATTGTGGTTCTGACCAAAGGAGGTCCCGGCGACGCCTCGCGATCTATCGTCATGTACATACAGGAAGTCGGCTTCCGAGATTTGGAGATGGGCTATGCCTCTGCCGTTTCACTCTTACTCCTCGCCCTGGTCGGCATCGTTACGATCATCAACTTCGTGGCTTCGAAGTACTGGACCTTCTATGAATAA
- a CDS encoding ABC transporter ATP-binding protein codes for MARLTLHEIRKSYGAVEVIKGINLDVPDGEFVVFVGPSGCGKSTLLRMVAGLETITGGELALDGRAMTTASPFERGVAMVFQSYALYPHMTVAQNLSYGLRVAGTPRASIDLRVQEVARSLQIGHLLGRHPKDLSGGQRQRVAIGRAIVREPRIFLFDEPLSNLDAALRVQTRIEIARLQQRLKSTTIYVTHDQTEAMTLADRIVVLNAGRIEQVGTPLELYGNPQNMFVAGFIGSPKMNFLKVHARGTEAGAEIRTSRHLGTIPFHVRGEADLTLGIRPEDLMLTTDGSGPLSFRLDIEEHLGEFRLLYLTAEDGSPVIAKTTLQDRFAEGDVLRFTFDPATAHLFDAQERRLANLNNKVAA; via the coding sequence ATGGCGCGGCTTACGCTGCATGAGATTCGAAAGTCATACGGTGCCGTCGAAGTGATCAAAGGGATCAATCTTGACGTGCCTGATGGTGAATTCGTTGTATTCGTCGGCCCCTCCGGGTGCGGAAAGTCCACGTTGCTGCGCATGGTCGCCGGGCTCGAGACCATCACCGGCGGTGAACTCGCGCTGGACGGGCGCGCGATGACCACTGCCAGTCCCTTCGAAAGGGGCGTCGCAATGGTTTTTCAAAGCTACGCGCTCTATCCTCACATGACAGTCGCGCAGAACCTGAGCTACGGCCTGCGTGTTGCCGGGACCCCTCGGGCTAGCATTGATCTGCGAGTACAAGAGGTCGCACGGTCCTTGCAGATTGGGCACCTTCTAGGTCGCCATCCGAAGGACCTCTCCGGCGGGCAGCGGCAGCGTGTCGCCATAGGTCGCGCGATCGTGCGCGAACCCAGAATATTCCTGTTCGATGAACCGCTTTCCAATCTTGATGCCGCGCTGCGTGTCCAAACCCGGATCGAGATCGCCAGACTTCAACAACGATTGAAGTCAACGACCATCTACGTGACGCACGATCAGACAGAAGCGATGACGCTCGCCGACAGGATCGTCGTACTGAACGCGGGCCGCATTGAGCAGGTCGGAACGCCCCTTGAACTCTACGGGAACCCGCAGAACATGTTCGTTGCCGGATTTATCGGCTCTCCAAAAATGAATTTTCTAAAAGTTCACGCCCGAGGAACCGAGGCCGGCGCAGAAATCCGGACAAGCCGGCACCTGGGCACGATCCCCTTCCACGTCCGAGGGGAGGCGGATCTAACGCTGGGAATCCGACCCGAAGACCTCATGCTCACGACCGACGGATCAGGGCCTTTGTCATTCCGACTCGACATCGAAGAGCACCTGGGGGAGTTCCGGCTTCTTTATCTTACTGCCGAGGATGGCAGTCCCGTCATCGCGAAGACCACGCTGCAGGACCGCTTCGCTGAGGGCGACGTCCTCCGTTTCACGTTCGACCCCGCAACAGCCCATCTCTTCGATGCGCAAGAGCGGCGTCTCGCCAACCTTAACAACAAAGTTGCCGCCTGA
- a CDS encoding ABC transporter substrate-binding protein, giving the protein MQISRRRLLQTSAISAAIVTLPQWALAQSQTLTTYNWGTPEEGAAYAKAFARFSSQFPDVKVIDNLIPLTTWSDYADGLVTQIAGGNVPDIINIAIEGVRLAVSRGLLEPLDDYIAASPKAQELLAKIPKELKDALTVDGKLYEIPNGWQCMVIYYNKLIFDAAGVKYPREDWTWDDFLETSKALTSGEGAKKVYGYGMPWFNFAHYPWFLTNGTYPISKDGSASNLTDPKLIEATTFLHDLVHVHKVSPDPIGLTVYDKFAGGALAMTSAGRWPVPGWVKSGFTSFDVVSWPKKNGGETVFGCAGWGISPESKNKQAAFDAILELISLETVTEIVEIGQQIPIYKEAAESPTFRSAPANAALFYNVIDDTRPVAAPTYFSELDRILSRTMDSIITQAETPEDALAKADKELKRAIRKG; this is encoded by the coding sequence ATGCAAATATCGAGACGTCGACTGCTTCAGACTTCGGCTATTTCCGCGGCGATCGTGACGTTGCCGCAATGGGCTCTTGCGCAAAGCCAGACCCTGACCACCTACAACTGGGGAACGCCGGAGGAGGGGGCCGCATATGCCAAGGCTTTTGCTCGCTTCAGCTCCCAATTTCCCGACGTAAAGGTGATCGACAACCTGATCCCGCTGACGACCTGGTCCGACTACGCGGACGGCCTCGTCACCCAGATAGCCGGAGGAAACGTTCCTGACATCATCAATATCGCCATTGAAGGCGTTCGGCTCGCGGTAAGCCGCGGCTTGCTGGAGCCACTCGACGACTACATTGCCGCCAGCCCGAAGGCGCAGGAACTCCTGGCGAAGATCCCGAAAGAGTTGAAAGATGCGCTGACGGTCGACGGCAAGCTTTACGAGATACCAAACGGTTGGCAGTGTATGGTCATCTACTACAATAAGCTCATCTTCGATGCCGCGGGAGTTAAATATCCCAGGGAAGATTGGACTTGGGACGACTTCTTGGAAACGAGCAAAGCACTAACCTCGGGAGAGGGTGCCAAGAAAGTCTACGGCTACGGTATGCCCTGGTTTAACTTCGCGCACTACCCGTGGTTTCTGACCAACGGTACATACCCGATCAGTAAGGACGGATCAGCGTCCAATCTCACGGATCCGAAACTGATAGAAGCGACCACGTTCCTGCATGATCTCGTGCATGTCCACAAGGTCTCGCCTGACCCGATCGGATTGACCGTCTATGACAAGTTTGCAGGCGGCGCGCTCGCGATGACTTCGGCTGGACGTTGGCCTGTGCCGGGATGGGTAAAATCGGGCTTCACCTCCTTCGATGTCGTCTCGTGGCCCAAAAAGAACGGTGGGGAGACGGTCTTTGGATGCGCTGGCTGGGGCATTTCGCCGGAGTCTAAAAACAAGCAGGCGGCATTCGATGCAATTCTTGAACTGATCAGCCTCGAAACGGTGACCGAGATCGTGGAAATCGGGCAACAGATCCCGATATACAAGGAGGCCGCTGAAAGCCCGACGTTCCGCTCCGCGCCGGCAAACGCAGCACTGTTCTACAACGTGATTGATGACACGCGTCCGGTTGCCGCTCCAACCTACTTTAGCGAACTTGACCGCATCCTCTCAAGGACCATGGACAGCATCATCACTCAGGCGGAGACGCCTGAGGATGCGCTCGCCAAGGCCGACAAGGAATTGAAGCGAGCAATCCGCAAGGGGTAA
- a CDS encoding glycoside hydrolase family 172 protein: MSNPGHSMLADLTRTKRARTRRLSSWDQEGRNQDYWLIGPGETVTLADITGPGCITHIWTTQFCRRTLGPSVIDPVLGQYIAPVNEIHNALGVTWEEADPHYYRKVLVRITWDNADRPAVLVPLGDFFGVGHSMPASFSSLPLSVSAKPEESYVHGGSASFNSYFQMPFNKRAVIELINENDVPYGQYFYVDYELYDQPLDEDIAYFHATWRRENPCDGWGPQIQTNSPEANTVNLDGKGNYTVLETQGRGQYVGCLLSVAHFQGSWWGEGDDMIWIDDDPEWPPSIHGTGTEDYFNHAWGMQDKKDLYNGAPIHESIVPGYAVSYRFHLTDPVRFDKKIKVTIEHGHNNHLSDDWASTAYWYQTLPSPKLSVPTLEDRIPTPPGRRKPMAVARETLTEEQKAMVDRSAVRLEEYLHLRNLEIQKKLDRTRKREASNKEFGRLK; this comes from the coding sequence ATGAGTAATCCAGGTCATTCCATGCTTGCCGATCTGACCAGAACGAAGAGGGCCCGGACCCGCCGGCTCTCGAGTTGGGACCAGGAAGGGCGAAATCAGGACTATTGGCTGATCGGCCCCGGTGAAACGGTAACCCTTGCCGACATAACTGGGCCGGGGTGCATTACCCATATCTGGACAACCCAGTTCTGCCGCCGCACGCTCGGCCCAAGTGTAATCGATCCGGTGTTGGGGCAGTACATTGCCCCAGTCAACGAGATCCACAATGCGCTGGGCGTGACCTGGGAAGAAGCTGACCCGCACTATTACCGAAAGGTTCTGGTGCGGATCACCTGGGACAATGCGGATCGTCCAGCCGTCCTCGTACCGCTTGGCGACTTTTTCGGCGTTGGCCATTCAATGCCAGCGAGCTTCTCTTCCCTTCCGCTGTCGGTGTCGGCAAAGCCCGAAGAAAGCTACGTCCACGGCGGATCCGCATCGTTCAACAGCTACTTCCAGATGCCGTTTAACAAACGCGCTGTGATCGAACTCATCAACGAAAACGACGTGCCATACGGCCAGTACTTCTATGTCGACTACGAACTTTACGACCAGCCACTCGACGAGGATATCGCATACTTTCATGCAACGTGGCGGCGTGAGAACCCTTGCGACGGCTGGGGACCGCAGATCCAGACGAACTCGCCGGAGGCGAATACTGTCAACCTTGACGGCAAGGGGAACTACACCGTGCTCGAAACGCAGGGCCGCGGACAATATGTCGGATGCCTACTTTCAGTCGCCCATTTCCAGGGTAGCTGGTGGGGCGAAGGCGACGACATGATCTGGATCGACGATGATCCCGAGTGGCCTCCTTCCATTCACGGCACGGGTACGGAGGACTACTTCAATCATGCTTGGGGAATGCAGGACAAGAAGGATCTCTATAATGGAGCGCCGATCCATGAGAGCATCGTGCCGGGCTACGCGGTGTCCTACCGCTTTCATCTGACGGATCCGGTGCGCTTCGACAAGAAGATCAAGGTCACGATCGAACACGGCCATAATAATCATCTCAGCGACGACTGGGCCTCCACAGCGTACTGGTACCAGACGCTCCCGTCGCCCAAGTTGTCGGTGCCCACGCTAGAGGACCGAATTCCGACACCGCCTGGACGACGCAAGCCCATGGCCGTAGCTCGAGAGACGCTGACCGAGGAACAGAAGGCGATGGTCGATCGATCCGCCGTACGCCTCGAGGAGTATCTCCACCTGCGGAACCTGGAAATCCAAAAGAAGCTTGATCGTACCCGCAAGCGTGAGGCTTCCAACAAGGAATTCGGAAGACTCAAATAG
- a CDS encoding carbohydrate ABC transporter permease translates to MNNAATSRSSLQGVIRTQLATYLLWGVLALGSLLMAAPFIWMFTATLSPLSEAFTLPPRWLPGSDVTIESYLRAVRDYPQLIRYFWNSVYISTLVTVGYVAVTTMAGYAFARLEFPFKKLLFGMLLVSLMVPIQTMIVPLYIIMRSIGLLGMPGAIILPGMIGAFAPGLSGVFGVFLMRQFFLTVPKDLIEAGKVDGAGPIRIFWTIAAPLAKPQMAALAIIVFTTTWNDYFIPLVFMLTGNNQVLPLAVVGISGGRGGEVPAAVILAAVSISILPILIAFVAMQRLIVESFMRAGVK, encoded by the coding sequence ATGAATAACGCAGCCACGTCACGTTCCTCGCTACAAGGTGTCATCCGGACTCAGTTGGCGACTTATCTGCTGTGGGGGGTGCTTGCACTAGGCTCGCTGCTGATGGCTGCGCCGTTCATCTGGATGTTCACTGCAACGCTGTCGCCGCTGTCGGAAGCATTCACGCTACCCCCTCGGTGGTTACCGGGAAGCGACGTCACTATTGAGAGCTACCTTCGTGCAGTAAGGGACTACCCGCAGCTTATCCGGTATTTCTGGAATTCGGTTTATATCTCGACGCTGGTGACGGTCGGTTACGTCGCTGTCACGACAATGGCGGGCTACGCCTTTGCCCGCCTGGAGTTTCCGTTCAAGAAATTGCTGTTCGGGATGCTGCTCGTTTCCCTGATGGTGCCCATACAGACGATGATCGTTCCCCTATATATCATCATGCGGTCGATTGGACTCCTTGGAATGCCGGGCGCAATCATTCTGCCGGGCATGATCGGGGCTTTCGCTCCAGGGCTGTCGGGGGTTTTTGGAGTATTCCTGATGCGCCAGTTTTTCCTGACGGTCCCGAAAGACCTGATCGAAGCAGGAAAAGTTGATGGTGCCGGGCCCATCAGGATCTTTTGGACGATTGCTGCGCCCCTCGCAAAGCCGCAAATGGCCGCTCTCGCTATCATCGTTTTCACAACGACTTGGAACGACTACTTTATTCCACTGGTATTCATGCTTACGGGAAACAACCAAGTCCTTCCGCTGGCCGTTGTCGGGATCAGCGGCGGGCGCGGGGGCGAAGTGCCCGCAGCAGTCATTCTGGCTGCGGTTTCGATTTCCATACTTCCAATTTTGATCGCATTTGTGGCAATGCAGCGCTTGATTGTTGAAAGCTTCATGCGCGCCGGAGTTAAATGA